The Astatotilapia calliptera chromosome 17, fAstCal1.2, whole genome shotgun sequence genome has a segment encoding these proteins:
- the LOC113009072 gene encoding zinc finger protein 11 isoform X1: MDSGVLMATSRGDSLPLASLRLLVSPLQLMTASMWQVLKKQDVMNYWKVAEFVSLVVDMVPELLMCKYRTQLNLGLRARYILELCRNEDLVKPEFIMRYLDKVKSSHTTLVDIEASKEDVTVTFLELIQTLLKDPEERQDFFTEVFPAEFGSQYDRDLQTLFWEFYCRLAQLLPVPDVEQTVSWLRAESSALEDCVHAVCEPADLKNLLQHHKNLAHLEQHVPPSSMGDSIVSSLSAVLPSRGSKCIEQANESDPPQGTGEDAHTVTFVDDIAVEIIAVTDYAEVELGPSTDIEVLMGEHCFEGRGANAVAEDSLVTFAEERAKEEGSGEADEKERQEKSNAHSEVNMVDLASPQPVMPAGPHDCPDCEKKFKFASSLIAHRVIHTGERPHRCSDCGRCFSFRQSLDRHRHTHKTGRKYNCLICGKIFNSLSARTEHKQTHMKDYVYTCQQCNKTFNWELSLARHLKTHTDGQTADVPTDRCEDGKDFAMAEANISEANVELSELQCQVQADDNCSPDGEQHKGREPQGLISEPDNDVITPVKVRTSGRKRRPTMKIQLINLQKQMMTKSRKEITSANPPPLKPLPLSCAEHSYGSPVVSSKDANESSAADSSSAAFSCPECSFHHSEQAQDQQHIYDVHSIEITEDKSVLQALTDEEGNFSCADCEKSFRFLSSLKAHQRIHTGEQPFSCSQCGRHFSFKQSLERHKQTHTLGRQYECVICGEVFKSLAAQKEHKSTHMENGEYLCSDCGRAFTWKSALVRHLKTHSLDAGKSEDSYKCPRCDLSFSCASYLNRHLQTHQEERVHTCNCGKSFAYRAALTAHQRIHQKERPHMCTQCGKGFLYKGGLLSHMKIHSKEMPFMCSFCGKSFKRERNMKKHERCHTRENVFSCSQCDKSFVYKATLVRHELTHSGERPYLCSDCGKGFFSHAELLKHERFHTGHKPFQCPHCGKKFTQSCYLTIHLRYHTGVRPYACNECDKSFLSANRLKRHQRTHSGEKPYVCGECGKGFRQSYNLKMHQRTHVMKFP, encoded by the exons ATGGATTCAGGGGTTTTAATGGCCACCTCCAGAG gTGACTCATTACCTCTGGCATCACTGCGCCTTCTGGTATCTCCTTTGCAGCTTATGACAGCGTCAATGTGGCAGGTGCTAAAGAAACAGGACGTGATGAACTACTGGAAGGTGGCAGAGTTTGTCTCATTGGTGGTGGATATGGTCCCTGAGCTGCTAATGTGCAAATACAGGACTCAACTGAACCTAGGGTTAAGAGCTAGA TATATTCTTGAATTGTGTCGAAATGAAGACCTTGTGAAACCTGAGTTTATCATGCGTTACCTGGACAAGGTTAAATCGTCGCACACCACCCTGGTAGAT ATAGAAGCCTCAAAAGAGGATGTTACAGTTACCTTTCTTGAGTTGATTCAGACTCTCCTCAAAGACCCTGAAGAGAGACAAGACTTTTTCACG GAAGTCTTTCCTGCAGAGTTTGGATCTCAGTATGACCGTGATCTGCAGACGCTGTTTTGGGAGTTCTACTGTCGACTGGCTCAACTGCTGCCTGTTCCTGACGTTGAGCAG ACTGTGTCCTGGCTCAGAGCTGAATCCTCTGCATTGGAGGATTGTGTTCATGCAGTCTGTGAACCTGCAGATCTGAAAAATCTGCTCCAACACCACAAAAACCTTGCGCATTTAGAGCAACATG TTCCACCTTCAAGTATGGGCGACAGCATCGTTTCCTCACTCTCTGCAGTCCTCCCCAGCAGAGGATCAAAATGTATAGAACAGGCCAACGAGTCAGATCCACCACAGGGTACCGGTGAAGACGCACACACTGTGACATTTGTGGATGACATTGCAGTTGAAATAATCGCAGTGACTGATTATGCAGAGGTTGAATTGGGTCCAAGCACTGATATTGAAGTGCTGATGGGAGAACACTGCTTTGAAGGAAGAGGTGCTAATGCAGTGGCTGAAGATTCATTGGTCACATTTGCTGAAGAGAGAGCCAAGGAAGAGGGGTCAGGTGAAGCagatgagaaagaaagacaagaaaaatcAAACGCCCATTCAGAAGTGAACATGGTTGACTTGGCATCCCCTCAGCCTGTAATGCCTGCGGGGCCGCATGACTGCCCTGACTGCGAAAAGAAATTCAAGTTTGCGTCTTCACTAATTGCCCACAGAGTCATCCACACCGGGGAGCGCCCTCATCGTTGCAGCGACTGTGGCCGCTGCTTCTCCTTCAGGCAGTCCCTCGACAGACAccggcacacacacaaaactgggCGCAAGTATAACTGCCTCATCTGCGGAAAGATCTTCAACTCCCTGTCAGCACGCACTGAGCACAAGCAAACGCACATGAAAGACTACGTTTACACCTGCCAGCAGTGCAACAAGACATTTAACTGGGAGCTGTCGCTTGCGAGGCATCTAAAAACTCACACTGATGGGCAGACTGCAGACGTGCCTACAGACCGCTGTGAAGATGGGAAAGACTTTGCGATGGCCGAGGCCAACATCAGTGAGGCTAATGTTGAACTCTCTGAACTGCAGTGCCAGGTGCAGGCAGATGATAACTGCAGCCCAGACGGTGAGCAACATAAGGGCAGAGAGCCTCAGGGTCTCATCTCTGAACCTGACAATGATGTCATTACTCCAGTCAAGGTCCGTACAAGTGGGCGCAAACGCAGACCAACCATGAAGATCCAGCTGATAAATTTACAGAAGCAAATGATGACTAAAAGCAGGAAAGAGATCACGAGTGCAAACCCTCCTCCACTGAAGCCTTTGCCTTTAAGCTG tgCAGAACACTCATATGGGTCACCTGTGGTCTCGTCGAAGGATGCTAATGAGA GTTCTGCAGCAGACAGCTCATCGGCTGCTTTCTCCTGTCCTGAGTGCTCCTTCCATCACTCAGAACAAGCACAGGATCAGCAGCACATCTATGACGTTCACTCCATTGAGATCACTGAGGACAAGTCAGTTCTTCAGGCACTCACAGATGAAGAGGGAAATTTTAGTTGTGCAGACTGCGAGAAAAGCTTCAGGTTCCTTTCCTCACTAAAAGCCCATCAGCGCATCCACACAGGTGAGCAGCCCTTCTCGTGCTCCCAGTGCGGGCGCCATTTCTCTTTCAAACAGTCGCTGGAGAGGCACAAGCAGACACATACCTTGGGACGCCAGTACGAGTGTGTGATCTGCGGGGAAGTCTTCAAGTCCCTGGCTGCTCAGAAAGAGCACAAGAGCACCCACATGGAAAATGGGGAGTACCTGTGTTCAGATTGTGGGCGCGCGTTTACCTGGAAGTCAGCACTGGTGAGGCACCTAAAGACCCACAGCCTGGATGCTGGCAAGTCAGAGGATTCTTACAAATGTCCTCGCTGTGATTTGAGTTTCAGCTGTGCCAGCTACCTCAACAGGCATCTCCAGACTCACCAGGAGGAACGAGTCCATACCTGCAACTGTGGAAAGAGCTTTGCCTACCGAGCAGCTCTTACTGCACACCAGCGTATTCATCAGAAAGAACGgccacacatgtgcacacagtgTGGCAAGGGCTTCCTCTACAAGGGAGGTCTTCTGAGCCACATGAAGATCCACTCCAAGGAAATGCCATTCATGTGTTCTTTCTGCGGCAAGAGCTTCAAGAGAGAACGCAACATGAAGAAACACGAGCGCTGCCACACCAGAGAAAACGTTTTCAGCTGCTCACAGTGTGACAAGAGTTTTGTGTACAAGGCAACACTTGTCAGACACGAGCTGACGCATTCAGGTGAGAGGCCGTATCTCTGCTCTGATTGTGGGAAGGGTTTCTTCTCCCACGCAGAGCTTTTGAAGCACGAACGATTCCATACAGGCCACAAGCCCTTCCAGTGTCCCCACTGTGGCAAGAAGTTCACTCAGTCTTGCTACCTTACTATCCATCTGCGTTACCACACCGGAGTCCGACCATACGCCTGCAAcgagtgtgacaagagcttcctGAGTGCCAACCGCCTGAAAAGACACCAGCGAACACATTCAGGGGAGAAACCTTATGTCTGCGGAGAATGTGGGAAGGGTTTCAGGCAGTCTTATAATCTGAAAATGCATCAGAGGACACACGTCATGAAGTTTCCATAG